The segment TCCAGCTTAAAGGGGATGCGCAGGTATTGGTCTCGCTGCAAGGTGATCGTCTGCTCCTTGCGCAGACCTGCGTAGCGTACCTGTAGGCGGTATCGCCCCGCTAGTACAGACTGAAAGGCAAAGCGTCCGTCATCATCCGTATAGGTCACGACATCTTTATGCCCCTCGGCAGAGAGAGCCACTAGAGCGTAGGCTATCGGCTCGCTAGTAGTCGCATCGTACACCACTCCCGTGAGGGTGTGACGGGCACCCTGAGCATATAGACTCCAGGAGAGCAATGAAAAGAGGATGTAGGATAGAAGAACTCTACGGATAGACCTACTCATAGGAGAAGCATAAAAACCCCTGCAAAGGTACGTCGGCTTCATCTCCAATAAAATAACTACTATTAGGTATTTTGGTCTCTCTCACTCATTAATCGTCGGTAGGAGCTGTGAACAAGGAGTCAAAGGTTCGGCTTGCTCCCTAGCTGGGCAAATACAACGCCGACTCGTTATAATAATTTAGAGTTGACGACATATCGATACGGCACCGTGTCGGGGAAAAGTGATTTCCACGTGGCAATTTGCCATTCTCCACGTGGAGGTCGTCTCTTCATCTCGCTTGGCTAAAATAGCCTATTCCTAGAGTACCCCGTCTCTTGGCACCTCAAAACAAAAAATAGCCGAGAAAAGAAGAATTAGTTGTGGGGGACAAAAAATATGTGTACCTTTGCACACGATGCATACACACACTCTCACACAAACTACGCGTAGTGGGATCTGCGAAGATCATCTTGACAAAATGCGGGTAGAGTCGTGTATGTCAAAGGTGATCATGCCTCCAACTGATGTCTTGCATGGCAAAATTTGGAGGAGGCTATTCCTATATCTTATATTATGGAGTGTGGGTGGTCAGATGCTAAGCGCTCAGCGTATCGACTCGATTGTTATCGATTCGATTGTTATCGACTCAATCATTGTCGAGCAGAGACCGACGGTGGCTGTCGTAAAGACTGAGGAGCAGAGAGAGCCTATTCTTTATCAGGCTGTCAAGAGCAACATACTCTCAGACTTGCTGCTCCTACCGAATATCAGCTCAGAGTCTTATCTAGGCGATGGGTGGAGTATCACAGGTAGCTGGACTCACTCATGGTGGACTATAGACAGCAAGCATATATATTGGAGATTTTATGGCGGTGATCTAGGCGTTCGCTACCATATTCCTGATACTTATCGTAGCGGTGTCGAGAGCTCGGGAGGTCGTAGCAATCCTTTGCTGGGACATCATATAGGGATCTATGGCGGGGTGTACACCTTCGACTGCGAGCTAGGGGGGACAGGTTATCTAGGTAGGAACTGGAGACCTTACTGTGGACTCTCCTATGGTTACACATATCCGCTGAGCGATCACTGGGCTATCGAACTGCTCCTGGGTGTCGGCTATACAACGGGGCACTATGATCGTTACATCCCTCAGGGAGGGTGCTATGCTTGGCAGGAGACTAAGCGATATAGCTATTGGGGCCCTAATAAAGCTGAGATAGCGCTCGTCTGGCTATTAAATCTAGGCGATAAGCGACAGAGAGGAGGTACCCTTTGAGACGACTAAGGTATATGCTACTATCTCTGATGAGCCTGACTATGCTGGTCTCTTGTGTCCATAAGGACTTGTGCTATATCAATAGGAAGCTGTGTCAGGTGCAGGTGCTCTTTGATTGGAGTGAGACCTCTAGGCAAGCTCAGTCTATGAGGGTCTTCTTCTATCCGATAGATGGATCGGCTCAGGAGCCTATTGTGTACGACCTACAGGGACACTCGGGAGGGGTGGTCACACTACCTACCGGAGAGTATCACGTAGTCTCTTACAATACGGATACTGAAAACGTCCTTTATCACTACAAAATGGACTCTAGCGGAGATCTAGACCTACTCCTCACAACGATCCCCTCAGCAATTGCTAGAAACTTTAAGATCTCTCCCAAATCAGGAGCCTCCAATGTCTATGAGACACCCGACTGGCTCTGCAGAGGTGAGCTCTCTCAGCCCCTAGTTATCACCCCAAAGGAGTGTGGGTCTGAGCGCATCATTACCATAACTCCCGAAGAGGCTCTATACTATTGTGACTACGAGATACGAGGCGTACAAAACCTCCGATCAACGGTCACTTACCCTATGGTCGCATCACTCTCTAATGTGTCACGGGGCTTATGGCTAAGGCAAGGACTCTGCACAGATCGTAATGCGCAGATGACACTCGAGGCTAAGCCTTCGGAAGGCAAGGTGGTGGGGGCTTGCTACCTCTTTGGCATACCTGATGGGCAGACGCAACTATTGACACTATATGTACGCACAGCTCTGGGAGTGCAGTCACGCTCTTTTGACGTTACCGAGCAGATCCCAAAGCTCGATCCAAAAGATCACATCATCAAGATACACCTACTCATCGATACCTACTGGGAGCTACCAGAGCCTATTGGAGGATCTGATGGAGCCTTTAACCCTGATGTAGAGGGTTGGGACGATGAGGAGCAGGATATAGACCTATAACAAAGAAGAAACAGAATACTAATGAATAACTACTCACTAAATACGTTTTTACTATGAAGAAACAAATGATGCTTGTCGCTCTCATAGCGACTATGTTAATCGCTGCTGGGTGCTCCAAGCAGGAGACCATCCGCACGCAGCAAGAGGATCAGATAGGATTTAACGTCCTCTCTGATGGGGCTCTCCGTGGTACTGCTGTCACAACGGCAAACCTTACCACTAAGGCTCCTAACTTTAAGGTCTGGGCTTATCTCAATGCTACTCCAGCCACGGAGTATGTAAAGGGTGTTGAGATCTCTTATCAAGGCACCTCCTGGGAGTATACAAACGCTGCAGATCTAGCTTACTGGCCCTCAGAGAGCCTAGACTTCTACGCAATCAATCCAGCAAACAACGGTGCTGTAACACCAGGCATTACTGCATCTGCTAAGACGCTAACCTACACTGTCCCTGACAATGGAGGTGCCTCTAATGCTAAGCAGATCGACCTAATGTACGCTGTAGATAAGAATCGATCTAAGATCACACGTGTACCACTCTACTTCAAGCACGCCCTCTCACAGATTGTCTTCAAGGGGCAGACCATCTCTAATACGTTAGAGGTAGAGGTAGAGAAGATCACAATCGCTAATGTCAAGGGTGCGGGTACCTTTACGCTTCCTACGGTCACGACAGCAGCTGGCTCTACCGCTGGCACTTGGACTCTATCAGGAGAGGCTGATCAGAAGTATACCAATGCAACGAATACAACTGTAGTCAAAGACGCAACTGCTCAGGAGCTATCACCAGCTGATGGCGCTTACCTGATCCTACCTCAGACGGCTACTAAGTGGACGACGACTCCAACTACTGCAGTAACTATTGCTACGGCTGACACTAACCACGAGTGCTATCTAGCTCTCAGTGTCAAGATCAAGCAGAGCGGAGTCTATCTAGTAGGAGATGCGACATCTTACGGCACCGTCTACGTACCATTCGGCGGAGAGGACTGGGCTCCCAGTAAGAAGTATATCTACACCCTTAAGTTCGGTGGTGGTTATGATCAGGATGGTAAGCCTATCCTACAGCCTATTCTGTACGACTGCACCGTTGAGGACTGGACAGATGTATCAGGTGATATAGAGCTCATCTAATCTAATCTGTAGCTATGACACTGTTGTAAGTAATCAGCAGTTTGATCGCTATATAACCACCATGCTGGTCGGTCGGGTGTCCAGCTTGACCGACCAGCATATTTTAATTTCAATAGACTCTATGCTACGACATCGCATTGCCCTCATACTATCATCTAGCATCTTCATACTACTCTCATCGTGTGTCTCCGAGAGCAGGGAGCTGTGTCCTAATATGGAGCAGATAGGGTTTGCTCCCACGACCGAAGCTTTGCGAACTCTAGAGGAAGGCTCTGAGCGTGCCGAGGAGCGTTGTGTCGGAGTCATACCACTACAGAGTGATGCGCCAGGTGTGCCTCAGCTTTACCTGCATCTATATGAGAGCGACCTAGCAAATACGGAGACCACAAATACATTACGTGCAGCCCCTCTGACTACAGATGGACTCACAAGCGTAGGATCATACGCCTACACATATGCTGCATCAGAGACCTTTAAGGGCTCCTCAAGTCGTCAGACCTTTATGAACAATCTAGAGGTAACTCGAGCCTCTAGGTGGAATACGGGCCTTTACTGGCCAGGAGCGGATAAGAAGATTTCATTCTTTTGCTATGCTCCGTACAATGCGATGGGGGTGACAATAGATGGTAACCCCACAGCCGATCCCTCCATTACCTACAGTACACCTACGAGCGTAGCTGACCAAAAGGACATCGTCGTCGCTACCGCTATGGATCTAGCTGGCGACTCGCGACAGCCTGTACAGCTTACGTTCAAGCATATCCTCACAGGTATTAGGTTTAAGGTTGGAGATAAGGGGATACTCCCAGGTACGATCACACGCATTCACCTAAAGAACGTGATGCCTACGAGAGTCTATAACTTCGTTACGGCTACCTGGGCACCACAAGGAGTGGCTCCTATGCCGACGAATACTTTCAGTCTAGATCAGGAGATTGCTCTCACGGGGCAGCCTGGTGCAGCAATTGGCTCTGAGGCTGAGACCTTTATGATGATTCCTCAGCGCTTCGTTGCGATCAATCAGCGATCTAAAATAGAGGTCGGGTATAGGGATAGCATCTCTGGAGAGGAGTATACACTCACAGCCTCACTGGCTGGGCAAAAATGGGAGCCGGGCAAGATGATGACCTACAAAGTGTCGCTCTCGTCTATCTCTGCTGAGAGCGTGCTACAGCTCTATGATGAAGCGCAGAGTCAGTATGACACCATAGCTCACGTGACTCGACAGTGGCAACCTGCAGACTACGTTGACCTGCCCTTTAGGGTCAAGTCTTATACGAAGATTGTCTCATCTCAGAAGACCACCTACAAGCCTTTATCGTGGAGGGCTGAGTTCTCTACCGATGAGGGGGCTAGCTGGTCTTCCACGCCTCCTAGCTGGCTCGTGGGCTTCCCACAGAGTGGCCCTGGCACGGATAGTGAATCAGCGGAGGAGCCCCATACGGCTCAGATACAGCTTCAGCCCAGTCCAGTCTATCTAGGAGACTATACGTTACGGCAAGCTCCCCCACAGAGTGGTATCGTAGATCTCTCTGAGGGGCATCGTGATAGCAACGGACACGTGATGGGACGCACTACGGCAAACTGTTACTTGGTGCATGCTCCAGGCACTTATCGCTTCCCTATGGTCTATGGCAATGCCTATCGAGATGGACAGGTGAATGCTACTGCCTACACCTGCTCTGGTAGAGATGCTCCTAATCCCTTTAGAGATGGTCTCAACAATGTGATCTCTAGCCCTAATCTAAGATCCGCTAGCCAAGTGGCGCTACTATGGGATGACGGCTGCGAACCAGTAGCTCCATATAAGCTCAAGCCTCAAGTGCAAAATGTACAGCTAGTCAAAAATCCTAAAGGAGACGGAGTGGACTACATACAGTTTACCATACCTACGGAGATCTATCAAGCCAATGCCGTGATAGCTGCAAAAGATGCAACTGGTACAATCATCTGGAGCTGGCATATTTGGGTGACGCACTATCGCTCAGGCTATGAGCACCAAGCTAGTGAGCGGGAGGTGAGCAATAATGGATATACATATCATCTGTGGAACTACGCCTTAGGTCATTACGACTACAGACGTGGCTATCCCGAGCGAAAAGTTATCGTACGCTTTACCCAGCAGGGAGGTGTCTCAGATACACCACGGGTCGCTTATTTACACGTCTTAAAGGAGATATATATACCCACTGCCCCTTCTAGAGAGTATGCTTGTCTGTATCAGTGGGGACGCAAAGATCCCTTCTCAACCAAGTACTATCGACTGATCGAAGAAAGCACTAGCGTCACATCGACGATAAATCGAGCCGTGTCTCTCTATGAATCAGTTCGAAATCCGACCTCATTTGTAACCCGTGGAGGTGTACAAGTCTATACATGGTATAAGTGGAGTGAGGTGCGAGGCTATGCACTATGGAATACCCAGCAAGAAGATAAAGTCTCATTAAAGATATCGTATGGTATAGGTCGTAAGAGTGTCTACGACCCATCGCCCGTGGGCTATATAGTTCCTCCCAATGGATTGTGGGGTAATAATATAGGTGTGGCAGAGTGTAGTTACCTAAACGTTGGGCTTATATGGTGTACGGCGGGTGCAGCAATAGGGGATGGAATAAACTATTGGTCTAGCTCTCCATATGTTTATCTTGACCTCAATGAACAGAGCTATGCTCTAATCAAGGATAAGTCGGGCTTTAAAGATGATATGAAAGCAAAGTCTTTTGGTTTTGGCGTTCGACCCATTCGTGAGCAGTGGCCCTAGGAGGGTGTGGAGACAGCATCAGATGACAATAAATGGAGATAATGCCCCATTTGTAGCGACGGCAGACGAACATCTCTGGATCTCCACGTGAGAAATCGAAAATCTCCACGTGGAGAAAAAACATTTCCCACGTGGGCGTGAAATAAAACTTCGGAGGAATCAAATGAAACTTCGGAGGAAATGTTTCTCGCCCACGTGGGGATTTTTTATTCTCCACGTGGGCATTTTCGATTTTCCACGTGGAGGTCTCTGCGAAGTGACAAGAGACAAAAAAGCACCGCCTGCGTAGGAGAGACCTACGAGGACGGTGCTTTAGTTTTGTAGCCTACAGATCGAGTCGGCTTATTGCTTCTTGTCGAGTAGGTTGCGGATCTCGGTCAGCAGCTTGACCTCGTCAGAGGGCTCGGGTGCGGGTGCTGCGGGCTCCTCCTGCTTCTTTCTCAGACTATTGATCGCACGGATCATCATGAAGATGACAAGAGCGATGATGAGGAAGTCGACGATATTCTGAATGAAGAGACCATAGTTGAGCGTCGTGGCTGCAACGATCTCCTCCCCGGCAGCATTGATCTCAGCGGGCTTGATGACCCACTTCAGCTCGGTGAAATTGATGCCCCCAGTAAAGAGTCCGACGATCGGCATCAGGATGTCGTCAACGAGAGAGGAGACAATCTTGCCAAAGGCTCCGCCGATGATGATACCGACCGCCATGTCCATGACGTTGCCACGAAGGACAAACTCCTTGAATTCTTGCTTGAAACTAGCCATAGGGTCGTTTATTTATTGAGTTGATCAATGATTTCGGGGGTGCAAGCACAAAAAGCTGGGATCAGGTTGCGATCGCCAAAGCCGTTGTCTATGCGAGATACATTGACCCAAAACTTATTGTCCTCAAGGTAGGGTAGTGCGAAGGCTGCCTGCTGACGTGTGTAAGCGTGATGCCACTCGTCGGCACAGACCTCGTACTGGGGGTGTGGTGCGTTCTTGATGACGTTGTCCTCTGCATCAGCTTTGCCCGAGGCGATGTCTTGAGCCTCTTGGTAGATCTGATTCATCACAGCGACAAAGCGGTCTAGCTCAGCCTTGCTCTCGCTCTCGGTCGGCTCGATCATGAGCGTGCCGTGAACGGGGAAGGAGACCGTCGGAGCGTGATAGCCGAAGTCCATCAGACGCTTGGAGATATCGCCCTCGTCGACGCCTGCCTGAGCCTTGACGCCCCGACAGTCGAGGATCATCTCGTGTCCGACGAAGCCACGATCGCCCGTGTATACGACGCCATAGTTGTCGTGGAAGCGTGCCTTCAGATAGTTGGCATTGAGGATCGCCATAGCGGTCGCCTGACGCAAGCCTTCGTAGCCTAGGAGGCGAATGTAAGCGTAGGTGATCACAAAGACTCCAGCACTACCGAAGGGGGCTGCCGATACTTGGTTTGTCGCATCAGACCAGCGCTCTACATGCTTGGGTAGATGGGGTACCAAGTGCTCAGTGACACAGATCGGACCGACACCAGGACCGCCACCACCGTGCGGGATCGCAAAGGTCTTGTGCAGGTTCAGGTGGCAGACGTCAGCTCCCATATAGCCAGGGTTGGTCCAGCCTACCTGGGCATTGAGGTTGGCACCGTCCATATAAACCTGCCCACCGATCTCGTGGATGCGGTCGATGATGGTGCGGATATTGCTCTCGAAGATGCCGTGCGTACTGGGGTAGGTGATCATGATGGCTGCGATACGATCCTTGTACTGCTCGGTGAGCTCCATGAAGTGATCCATATTGATGTCGCCATTGTCGGCCGTGCGAACGGTGATCGTGTCAAAGCCTGCCTGTACAGCACTGGCAGGGTTGGTACCATGTGCAGAGGCGGGTAGGATGATGAGGTCACGAGCGCCTTGACCCGTAGCTTGTAGATAACTACGTATGACACGCAGACCGGTGTACTCACCCGCAGCACCGGAGTTGGGCTGGAGCGAAGCACCCTTCATACCCGTAATCTCGCAGAGGAGAGCGGACAGATTGCGTATCATCTCTAGGTAGCCTTCGACCTGATCATCGGGAGCGTAGGGGTGGATATTGGCAAACTGTGGGTTGCTCAGCTGTGCTACCTCTGAAGCTGCATTGAGCTTCATCGTACAGGAGCCTAGCGAAATCATCGACTGAGCGAGCGATATGTCCTTGCGGTCTAGTCGCTTGATGTAGCGCATCAGCTCGGTCTCGGAGTGATACTTCTGGAAGGTCTCATACTGTAGGAAGTCACTCTGGCGAGCGAACTGCTTGTCGAAGTAAACTTTCGTCTCGTCGACCTCAACGCCCTCGATGTCGCCCTCTTTGCCCTGGAGCTGTGCGAAGATGTAGAGGAGTACTGAGAGGTCGCTCTCGAGCGTGGTCTCATCGATGCTGATACCGATGTGACGACCATCCTCGTAGTAGCGTAGGTTGACCTGACAGTCGAGTGCGATCTCACGGAGCTTCTCGGCAGCTAGTCCCTCGGGTAGCTCGATGTATAGGGTGTCGAAGAAGTTGTCGTTGAGCTGCTTATAGCCCATCGCCTCAAGCTGCTCAGCTAGATAGCCTGCATAAGCGTGGATGCGGTGAGCGATGTCGCGTAGTCCTTCGGGTCCGTGGTAGACAGCGTAGAAGCCGCTCATTGTAGCGAGCAGAGCCTGAGCTGTACAGATATTGCTGGTGGCACGCTCGCGCTTGATGTGCTGCTCACGTGTCTGGAGCGCTAGACGGTAAGCGGGACGACCATAGGTGTCCTTGGAGATGCCGATGATACGTCCAGGGATGGTGCGCTTATAGTCCATCGTTGAGGCGAGATAGCCAGCACTAGGACCTCCGAAGTACATGGGGATACCGAAGCGCTGAGCCGAACCGAAGACGATGTCTGCGCCCCACTCGCCTGGAGGTGTGAGGAGCACGAGACTCATCAAGTCGGCTGCTACGGCTACACGTACGCCAGCAGCCTTAGCGCGCTCCATAAAGTCGTGGTAGCAGTGAATGCTTCCCTTTTCGTCTGGGTACTGAATGATAGCTCCGAAGACTTTGTCTGTAAAGTCAAAGGTCTCGTAGTCGCCCACGACGATCTCCATACCTTGCTGGGGAACGCGCGTCTGGATGACTGCCTGCGTAGAGGCAAAAACACGCTTGTCGACGAAGAGCTGGTTGGCACCTGCCTTCTTCTGCTCTCTGGACCGCTCGTTGTAAAGCATGAGCGCCGCCTCGGCGCCTGCAGTAGCTTCGTCAAGTAGCGAGCAGTTGGTCAGAGGAAGTCCTGTCAGATCGGTGATGACTGTCTGGAAGTTAAAGAGCGCCTCGAGACGACCCTGCGATACCTCAGCCTGGTAAGGTGTGTAGCTGGTGTACCATACGGGATTCTCTAGGACATTGCGGATGATAGGCTGTGGGGTTACGGTATCATACCAGCCCATACCGATGTATGAGGTGAAGATACGATTGCGAGACCCTAGCTCGAAGAGATGCTCGCTGAGCTCACGCTCAGTCATCGGCTCGGGTAGATCGAGAGGCTTCTCGAGGAAGATCCCCTCGGGGTATACCTTGTGCATCAGCGCATCTACGCTGTCTACACCGACAACCTTGAGCATCTCAGGCAGGTCAGCCTCGGAGATACCTATGTGACGATAGGCAAAGTTTCTTGTATCCATCTATATTAGTTGATATAAGGGTTATTACTTTTTTCGTTGTATATGGTTGTGTGTGGCCCATGCCCTGGATAAACGATGGTGTCATCGGGCAGGGGACGCAGTTGGGTCTTGATACTGTGGAGGAGCGTCTGGTAGTCTCCGCCTGGTAGGTCACTGCGACCTATGTCGCCTCGGAAGAGCACGTCGCCTGTGAAGACGATCCGCTCGCTCGGGAGGTAGTAAGCGACATGACCTGCTGTATGTCCTGGCACGAAGAGATCGTAGATAGGTATCTCGCCCAGTCGTAGCGGCTGATCGCTCGGCAGTGGACGGATCTGAGAGAGATCGAAAGCTCTCTCTGGTACCTCAAAGCCCCAAGCGCGCATCTGCGCCTCGGGAGAGACCGCCTGCGCTAGCTCGATAGGGTGTGCATACGCCCGTGCCTTGGGAAAGGTCTGGAGCGCCCAGGACAAGCCCCAGAGATGGTCGAAGTGCAGGTGAGTGAAGAGGAGTAGGTCTACGCTTAGCCCCCACTGCTTGATGCGCTGTGCGAGACGCTCCTGCTCGCTTGTGGTGGCACATCCGCAGTCGATGATGGCTGCGTGACCGTCGCTGGTCGAGAGGAGGTAAGTGTTTTCCTGTATGACGTTACATACGAATGTGGCTACTTCGCAGTTCATAAGTTCTTTTCTGTTAGTTGGTTCGTTTGTCCTGCTTAGCGACATAGACGATCCATTTGTCCTGATAGTAGTCGGGGTAGTCCGCGAGCGTGGTGATCGCAGTGAGTTGTGCGGAGACTCCAGACTGAGCGATCTCCTCGCTGAGATCGCCTCCCTTGAGACAGTAGATGCCAGAGCGGGGAGCTTGTGAGCCGTGGAGCATATGCTGCGTGTACTCATAAAGCAGCCCTAAAGGCATCGCAGCGCGTGAGACGATGTAGTCGCAACGGAGCTCGCAGCTCTCGACACGGGTGTGATGCGTAGAGACATTGGTTAGACCTATTTCGTCCGCAATGGCCTGAGCTACGTGGAGCTTCTTGGCAATGCTGTCGATCAGCAGGAATTGGTATTGAGGATATAGGATAGCTAGCGGGATGCTGGGGAAGCCGCCGCCACAGCCTACGTCGGCGATGGTGTAGCTGGTCGGCTCATCAGGCAGAAGCCAAGCGAGCGCCAGTGAGTGCATCACGTGGTGTAGGTAGAGATTGTCTATGTCTCGTCGGGAGATGACGTTGATGCGTGCGTTCCACTCTTTGTAGAGCGGATAGAGAGCGGTCAACTGCTGCTGGGCAGTTGGGGAGAGTGCAGGAAACTGCCTCAGGAGCCTATCCAATTGCTCCGTGGGGGTAGTGCTTGGTGTCGTGGGCATCTCTAAAACGCACAATTAGTAGAGGGAAAACGTTATACGTCCCTACAAATGTACGAAAAAAGAGCACAACCCACAGTCCTGTGAGTTGTGCTCTTGATCTTTTCGTGCTGCACTTCTACTAGAAGTCGCAGTAAAGTGTAGGGAACTGTTTACTCCCTTTAGTCTAGTTAGTCTAGGAAGGTGAGCTGTCCGTCAGCTCCTACATCTAGCGTGATAGGCTTCGTGCGCTCTACGGTGCCAGCTAGAAGTGCCTTCGAGAGCTCGTTGAGGACGAGTCGCTGTATGACGCGCTTGACAGGACGTGCACCAAACTCGGGGTCGTAGCCTCGCTCGGCTAGTAGGTCGATGGCAGCATCGCTGTAGTGGAGCGTCACGCCGTTCTCCTGGAGTGTGCGAGCCACCTTGTCGAGCTGTAGACGTACGATCTGAGCGATCTGAGCCTTCGTCAGCGGTGTGAAGACGATGGTCTCGTCGATACGGTTGACAAACTCAGGACGGATCGTCTGCTTGAGTAGCGTCTTGACCTCCTCCTCGGTACGCTCGATGACCTCTTCACGGTTCTGCTCGTCGATGTGCTCGAAGTTGTGACGGATCAGGTCGGAGCCTAGGTTGCTAGTCATGATGATGATCGTGTTCTTGAAGTTGACCACGTGCCCCTTATTGTCCGTTAATCTACCATCGTCCAGTACCTGGAGGAGTAGGTTGAAGACATCGGGATGCGCCTTCTCAATCTCATCAAAGAGCACAACCGAGTAGGGCTTACGCCTGATAGCCTCAGTGAGCTGACCGCCCTCATCGTAACCGACGTAGCCAGGAGGCGCTCCGATGAGACGAGTCGCACTAAACTTCTCCTGATACTCGCTCATATCGATACGGGTCATCATGTGCTCATCGTCAAAGAGGCACTCCGCCAAGGCTCTAGCTACCTCAGTCTTACCGACACCTGTCG is part of the Porphyromonas asaccharolytica DSM 20707 genome and harbors:
- the rsmG gene encoding 16S rRNA (guanine(527)-N(7))-methyltransferase RsmG; the encoded protein is MPTTPSTTPTEQLDRLLRQFPALSPTAQQQLTALYPLYKEWNARINVISRRDIDNLYLHHVMHSLALAWLLPDEPTSYTIADVGCGGGFPSIPLAILYPQYQFLLIDSIAKKLHVAQAIADEIGLTNVSTHHTRVESCELRCDYIVSRAAMPLGLLYEYTQHMLHGSQAPRSGIYCLKGGDLSEEIAQSGVSAQLTAITTLADYPDYYQDKWIVYVAKQDKRTN